A window of Clostridium taeniosporum genomic DNA:
TAAGAAAAGATAATGAAGTTCAAATTGTAGAATTTGATGATATGAAAGTTAAGGCTATACCTTATGATACACCAATCATAGGTTATAATACTAAAAATATAAATACACTAAGATTATGGAAATGTGAACCTGTAAAAGAATTTGATTTTTATTTATTTAATGAACAAAAATATGATGAATCAGTAGAATTAAAGAATAGAGCTGAAGATATATCTAGAGTATTGTATCCAAATGATTCAAATGAAGAAGGAAAGATATTAAGATTACGTCAACAATATTTTTTAGTAAGTGCTTCATTAAAAGATATTATGAGAAAGCATATAGAGAAATTCGGTACCGATTTCGAAAAAATAAGTGATTATAATTTTGTTCAATTAAATGATACACATCCAACACTTGCAATACCAGAATTTATAAGGATATTAGTGGATGAAGAAAAAGTTAGCTTTAAAAAAGCATTGGGATATGCTAAAAAATTCTTTGGATATACAAATCATACTATATTAGCTGAAGCATTAGAAAAATGGGATGTTGAATTAATAGAAAAATTGTTCCCAAGAATATTAGAAATTACTGAAGAAATTGATAAAGAGCTAATAAATGAATTAAAAGCTAAGAAGTATACAAAAAAAGAAATTAAAAAACTTAGAATAATCGCAGATAATCAAATGAGAATGGCTAATTTAGCTATCTTTGTATCAAAAGCAGTAAATGGGGTTGCTCAGCTTCATACTGATATATTAAAAGAAAAAGAATTAAATGATTGGTACAAATTATATCCTGAAAAGTTCCAAAATAAAACTAATGGAATTACTCCAAGAAGATGGTTAAGATTATGTAATCAAGAATTATCAGCTTTTATAACTAAATTATTAGGAACTGAAGATTGGGTTAAAAATTTAGAATTATTAAAAGGTTTAAAGAAATTTGAAAATGATGATAAAGTTTTAGAAGAGCTTATGAATATAAAACTTGAAAAGAAAAAGCAATTAGCAAGATATATCAAGGAAGAAGAAGGGGTAGAATTAGATCCAAATTCAATATTTGATATTCAAATTAAGAGATTACATGAATATAAGAGACAACTATTAAATGCAATGTATATTCTTGATTTATATTATAGAATAAAAGAAAATCCATCTTTAGATATACCAAAAGTAAGTTTTGTTTTTGGTGCTAAGGCCTTTCCAGGTTATGTTAGAGCTAAAGCAATAGTTAAATTTATAAATGAAATAGCTAAACTTGTAAATAACGATAAGGACGTAAATGGAAAAATAAAAGTAGTATTTGTTCATAACTATAGAGTTTCATATGCACAAAGATTATTCCCAGCTGCTGATTTATCTAAACAAATTTCTACAGCAGGTAAAGAAGCATCAGGAACAGGAAATATGAAGTTTATGCTAAATGCTACTCCTACATTTGGAACTTATGATGGAGCTAATATAGAAATAGTTCAAGAGTCTGGAGAGGAAAATAATTATATATTTGGATTAAGAGTTGAAGATATAGATTCAATTAAAGAAGACTATGATCCTATGACTTATTATAAGAAAAATAAGAGCATAAAGAGAGTTTTAGATACTTTAATTGATGGAACATTTGATGATGGGAATACAGATGATTTTGAAGATTTATATAATTCATTATTAGAAGAAGGAGATCAATATTATCTTTTAGCTGATTTTGAAAGTTTTAAAAAGACTGAAGATAAAGTATTTGAAGATTATAAGGATACTAAAAAATGGGCTAAAAAATGTTTTGCTAACCTTTATAATGCAGGAATATTCTCAAGTGACAGAACTATAAAACAATATTGTGATGAAATTTGGGATATAGAAGCTACTCCTATAAAATAAATATATTATTAATAATATATTTCTAGGGGGAGTCTCAATATAAAAGCCACTCCTATAAAATAAATATAAATAAGGTTGTATCAAAGTTATTTTGATACAACCTTTAGTTATATATAATTCTTTATTTATGTAATTAGAATTAAATTTATATATAAGTTTATTTTCTATTAAATATTGCAGTACACCATTCGTTGGTTTGGATTTTTTCTTCCATAATGTATCCTTTAGACTCTATTTTTTCTTTAACAGAATCAAAGCTCCATTCAACTAAACCAGAAACTAAGAGTTTACCATTTTCTTTTATATGATCATTAATATAATCTATAAACATTTCAGTTTCTTCTCCACCTATATTTATGTATATCCAATCAAATGTGCCATCAATAACAACTTCATTATTTAAAGCATTACCAACAAATGTTTCAATATTAGTAATTTCATTTAAAGAAGAATTAAATGCTATTTCTTCATGTACATCTCTAATATCTAAAGCACAAATTCTTCTGGCATTTTTAATACTTGTGGCTAATGAAAGTATACCAGAACCAGTTCCTATATCTAACACGTCTAAATTAGTAAAATCTTTTGATAAAATATATTTTAATATATTTTGAGTAGTTTCATGCATTCCTGTTCCAAAAGCACCTTGGGATATAAAATTGATTTTTTGTTTTCCTGGGAAATCTTCTTCAGGAGAAGCTATTACCCATTTATCATCTATATGTATAGCAGGAAAGTGAGTTTCTTCATAATTGTAATTTTCCTCCATTGTATTATCTGGAGTTAATTGAAAAATAGAATTAACTTTGTTTGTAAATTCTTCAAGATCACTTTCTTTTCCATCAAAAGCCACTTTGAAATCTATGATAACATCATCCTTTTCTATATATCCATATCCAAATTCATCTGTAGTTATTTCTAATGGACTTTCATAAAATACATTAAAAATATCATTGAATTGAAGTTTTTCAATAGAAATATCTATATTTTCATATGGTATTTTGTAAGTAATAATAAACATAAAAAATCTCCTTATATTTGAATTTAGTTATATCTTTTAAGCTATGATTGATAATACAGTATTAACAATTTATTAAAAAGATAATTTTTATTCTAGGATAAATTTTAACATTAAGAAATACTTCATACAATACAGTATTATTTTAAACTATGTATATTGTGATATAATAAAGATTAATTGGAGTATAGGAAGGAGTCTTATTTTTTATGAAGGAAATAGTAGTACTTGATGGAAAAACTTTGGGAAATATAGATTTTTCAAAACTTAATGAATTTGGTAATGTAACTTATTATGATTTAACTTCAAGTAATGAAGTTGAGGATAGAATAAAAAATGCTAATATTGTATTAACGAATAAGGTTGTATTAAATGAAAATAATTTAAAGAATGCTAAAAATTTAGAATTAATTTGTGAAATGGCAACAGGATTTAATAATATAGATATAGAGTATGCTAAAAAAAATAATATAGCTGTAACTAACGTAGCTGGTTATTCTACAAATACAGTGGCGCAACATACTTTTGCAATGGCACTTAATTTATGTGATAAAATATCATATTTTGATAATTATGTTAAATCTAAAGAATATTCAACATCTAATATTTTTACTAATGTAGATGAAGTTTATAGAGATATTGATGGTAAGGTATGGGGTATAATTGGTCTTGGAGCTATTGGAAAAAGAGTTGCTAAGATTGCAGAAGCTTTTGGATGTAAAGTGATTTATTATTCAACTTCAGGAAAAAATTCAAATTCAGATTATAAAAGAGTAGAGTTTGAAGAATTATTAGAAAAATCAGATATAATATCTATACATGCTCCATTAAATGAAAGTACAAACGGTTTAATGAATTATGATGTATTTAAAAAGATGAAAAAAGAGAGTATATTAATTAATATGGGAAGAGGTCCTATAGTAGTGGATTCAGATTTAGCAAGAGCTATTGATGAAAATTTAATAGGTGGAGCAGGTTTAGATGTATTTGAAGTAGAGCCAATTCCAGAAAATAATCCATTAGTAAATGTTAAAAATAAAGAAAAATTAGTATTAAGTCCACATATCGCATGGGCAAGTGAAGAAGCAAGAAATAGATTATTTAATGATTTATTAGAAAACATAAGGGCCTTTAATAAAGGTGAAAAGAGAAATCGAGTAGAGTGTTAATATATACAAAGAAATGGTTACTTATTTTAACATAAGAATAACTCATTAATTTTTAGAAACTATATAGAAAACTACATTGCTATCTATATGTATTTTAAAAATTACTGTTTCTATAAATACTTAATTGTATTTTATAGAAACAGTAATTACATTGCTTTAAAATATTATAGTATTAAGCATAGTATTGATTTTAAATAAATACTATAAAACCACATGTTCCATTATAGCACCTAATACCCCGTAATCTTCGTTACTTTCTGCTATGTATTTTCCATGTTGTTTCATATCTTCTGGAGCATTTTTCATTACAAAGCTGTATTCAGCTTCATTTAACATTTCTATATCATTGTAATAATCTCCAAATGCCATAGTCTCTTCTTTCTTGATGTTGTTTTCTTCCATTATTTTTCTTAAGGCAATACCTTTATTTACTGTTTTATTCATTATATCAAGCCATAATTCACCTGCTACAACTACATTTAAATCGTTTCCGAACAGTGGATTTATAATAGGATTTGAATTCTTTGCGGCGTGATTTAAATCACATAAAGTTACCTTGATTATATCATCTTTAATTTTAGAGATGTCATTAACAATTTCATATTTTACATAGTATTTTTGTATTTCTTTTAAATATTCTTCAGAACAATTTTCTATATAAGCACATTCAATACCACATAATACTATAGCAGTATTTTTGATTTTTTTAGCTTCTTTTATTATATCTTGTACTAAATTTTTATCTATAACATCTTTAAATATTAATTCATTATTATGATATACTAAGGCACCGTTATCAGTAATGTATGACAATCTGTTAGCTACTGGACCAAAGTTTGTTTGTAAAGTAGCATAAGGTCTTCCGCTAGCTATAACTAAGTTTACATCTTTTTCTGTTATTAAATCTAAAACTTCTATAAAGCTTTCTGGTAAATGCCCTTTTTCATCTAATAAAGTTCCATCCATATCTGTTGCAATTAATTTTATCATAAAGTCCTCCTTAAAGTGCTTGTACTTATTATTTAATTATTTACATAATATCATAAATATTAATACCTTTAAAGAAGTTGGTTTAGGCATATGAAAATAAATAAATTTGCATACTAACTAGTCATTTATTTGAATGAGCCTTATAACATAATTTGGGATAAAAAACAAAACATTTGTTATGTAAATGTTTAAAAAGTTTAATTTATATTTTAATTATGATAGTATGGTAGATAAGATATAAATATACATATAGACGAAAAGAGGGATTTTGATGAAATATGCATTAGATGTACATACTCATACATTGGTTAGTGGTCATGCGTATTCTACTTTAATGGAGAATGCTAAAGCTGCATCAGAAAAAGGAATAAAGGTTTTAGGAACAACAGAACATGGAATAACAATGCCTAATGCACCTCATATTTGGTATTTTCATAATTATAAAGTATTACCAAGAGAAATGTATGGAGTTACTATGCTTTATGGTGTAGAAGCAAATATAAGGGATTATGAAGGTAATTTAGATATGGATGATAGTTCATTAAATAAAGTTGATATTGTTATTGGTAGTATTCATCCACAACCAGGGGTATATACAGTTGGTACTAAGGAAGAAAATACAAATGCCTTTATAAATGCTATTAAAAGTGGAAAGATTGATATAATAGGTCATATTGGTAATCCTCAAGTACCTATAAATTTTGAAAAGGTAGTAAAATGTGCTTTTGAAAATGATGTTTTAGTTGAAATAAATAATAGTTCTTTTACAACTTCAAGAATTGGAAGTAAAGAAAATTGTAAAGAAGTAGCTTTGCTTTGTAAAGAATATGGAGCTAAACTGGTTATAAATAGTGATGCACATTTCTGCACTAAAATAGGTGAATTTACAAAAGCAATTGAATTACTTAAAGAAATAGATTTTCCAGATGAACTTATAATTAATAGTAAGCCAGATGATTTATTATTAAGATTGAAGAAGAAAGGAAAACTAAATGATTTAGAAATATAGGGTGAATTTTATATGGAAATATTGAAAATTAATGAGAGTGATATAAAAGAATGTGCAAAGATATTTATAGAAGCCTTTAATGAAGAGCCATGGAATGACAAGTGGACAATAGAAAATGCATATAGGAGATTACAGGATATATATAAATCTCCTAATTTTGTAGGAATTAAATATGTTGAGAATAATAAAATTTATGGGGCACTTTTTGGAAATTGTGAGGAATGGTTTAAAGGAAGGCATTTTAATATAAAAGAAGTATTTGTGTCTAAAAAGATTCAAGGAAAGAGTATTGGAAGTAAGTTAATAGAGGGTATACAAAATGAAGTTAAAAACTTAGGAGTAGATTTTATGTTTTTATCTACTCAAAGTAATAATTTGAAAAAATTTTATTTAAAACATAATTTTGAAGAAACTAATTCTTTGTGCATAATGTCAAAAAAAATTTAGAATTGAAATGAATTTAATATTTGAAATAAAAGATTAATGTTCGTATTATTTTAAAATATAAATTAAATAATAAAAAAAGAGCACTAAATATATTAATTGAATATTATATATACTAAAAAATTAAAAAATACTTGCATTAATCTTAAAATAAATATATAATTAAGTAACAAATTCATAGAACGTTCGGACGAAGGTAGTGGGAGAGTGATTACTATAAAACTTATAGCAATACACCGAAGAGGGAAATCTTTCAGGTATTAGGACCGCTACTGGACGAGCCTCTGGAGAGACTCATATTTATATGAGCACCGAAGGAGCAAAGTAAATTTTATTTACTGAAACTCTCAGGTAAAAGGACAGGGGATAGGATTATTAAACTCATTTAGAGTTAATTCTTATTCTCCTCCGTAATCAAAAATTAAGGGGGATTTTTTATGTTATTATCAAATCTATTATTATCAACAGCTGGAGTTCAAAGTTTTTTAAAAACTATAGACAGCATTATATGGGGACCACCATTACTAATTCTTTTAGTTGGAACAGGTCTATATTTAACTTTTCGTCTTAAGGTATTACAAATATTTAGATTACCAATGGCTTTAAAATTTGTTTTTGGAAAAGATGATGAGCTTAAAAATGAAGATGCAAAAGGAGACGTGTCTAGTTTTGCAGCTTTATGTACAGCATTATCAGCTACTATAGGAACAGGAAATATAGTTGGAGTTGCTACAGCAATAAAAGCAGGAGGTCCAGGTGCATTACTTTGGATGTGGCTTGCAGCATTTTTTGGAATGGCAACTAAGTATGCAGAAGGCGTACTTGCTATAAAGTATAGGGAAATAGATGAAAATGGAGAAATGTGTGGAGGACCAATGTATTATATACAAAATGGTCTTGGATTAAAGTGGCTTGCAAAATTATTTGCTTTATTTGGTGTTGGTGTTGCATTCTTTGGAATTGGAACATTTGGACAGGTAAATTCTATAGCAGCAGCGGCTTCTAATTTTAATATACCTTTATATGCAACAGCTATAGTTACAACAACATTAGTAGCTTTAGTAACACTAGGTGGAATAAAGAGAATATCTAAAGTTTCAGAAACTTTTGTACCATTTATGGCAGTGGCATATATAATAGGAGCAGCATTGGTTCTTATATTCAATCATACAGCTGTTCCAGGTGCAATAAGATTAGTATTTGAAAGTGCTTTTAATACAGAAGCTATAGGTGGTGGTGTATTAGGAATTACAGTTACAATGGCTATAAGAAATGGTATAGCTAGAGGTGTATTTTCTAATGAATCTGGTCTTGGTAGTGCACCAATAGCAGCAGCAGCCGCTAAAACAAATTTACCAGTTAAACAAGGCTTAATTTCAATGACAGGTACGTTTTTTGATACAATAATTGTTTGCACAATGACAGGACTTGCAATAGTAATAACAAGTGGTTCTACAGGAGTATTTGAAGTAGGAGCAACAATAGAGGGGGCAGGTCTTACATCAGCAGCCTTTGAAATTGGATTACCAATAGCATTTTTAGGTAAGTATATTGTTAATATAGGATTAATATTTTTTGCATTTACAACTATTCTTGGATGGAATTATTATGGTGAAAAATGTATTCAATATTTATTTGGTACTAAATTAATTATGCCATATAGAATAATATATATAATGTTAGTAGCTATAGGTCCATTCTTACCATTAGAATTAATATTTATAATAGCAGATATAGTCAATGGTTGTATGGCATTCCCTAACTTAATAGGTCTTATAGGGCTTAGAAAAGTTATAATACAAGAAACAGAGGAATTTTTTGAAGAAATGAAAGAAAAAGATTCAATGGAAGAAGCAGTAGTTTAATATAATTTATATAAGTTAGGCACATTCAAATAAATAATTAATCAGTATGCTAGTTTATTTTGTGAACTACTACTTTCTTGGAACCTATTAATAGTACAACTATTAGAAGAACCTAAGTTATTGTATTTCACAAAATATCCATGGCATCTTTTACTTGTTATTTATTTTTATATGCCTTAGAGGGATATTTCTTTTGAGATATCCCTTTAATATTTTATTTTAAACTTTTTTTCATCATATATAGGTTCTATTTTTTTAAGTTCTATATCATAAACTTTAGAAAATTTATTTCCTGTTAATATAGTATCTATAAATTTGTCTATATTTTCTTGAATTCCTTGAACTTCAATTATGACTTCACCAGAATATAAATTTTTAGCATATCCAGTTAATGAAAGGCTTGTTGCATTTAATTGTGAGAAATATCTAAAGCCAACTTCTTGAACTATACCAGAAACTTTTATAGAATATCTTATCATACTAAACCTCCTTTTATAATCCTAGTCGTAACATTTAATAGAAAATTATTTAATAATATTTTATAAAAATTATAACATAATGTATGTAAAGTTAAGAAAAAAGTATATAATAATAATTGTAATGCATATAATAAATGTGTAGTTTAAAAGGAGGGTATTAAGGTGATTGAAAAAACTATGGTCTTAATAAAACCAGATGGAGTAAAGAGAAATATAATAGGGAATATCATAAGTTGCTATGAAGCTAATGGCTTAAAAGTTCTTGAGATAAAGATGATGAAAGCAACAAGAAAGATAGCAGAACAACATTATTCACAGCATAAGGGAAAAGATTTCTATGAAGAATTAATAGAGTTTATAACTAGCAGTCCATTATGCGCTATAATTTTAACAGGGGAAGACGCAATAAGTAAGGTTAGAAAGATAAATGGAGCTACAAGTCCTGATGATGCTGAAGAGGGTACTATAAGACATAGATATGCTAGAAGTAAAACTGAAAATTGTGTTCATGCATCAGATAATGTAGAAAGTGCAGAAGCAGAATTGAAATTATGGTTTCCAGAAGTTAATTTATAATTAAGGTACATTCAAATAAATAACTAGCCAGTATATTAGTTTATTTTGTGAACTACCTGTTTATTGGGTTCTCCTAATAGCATAGCAACTGAGAGAACTCAAGTTATTGTATTTCATAAAATATTTGTCCCATATCTAATTTGTTATTTATTTTCATATGTATAAAAAAATCCTTAGATAAAATGATTTTTATCTAAGGGTTTTTATCTAATTAGCAGTTTTAATTTTCATCCAAGCATCATCATATAATTTTAATGAATCACCTAAATCAACAAAAATTTCACATTTATCTAAAACATCTTTTGGTGGATAAATTCCTTTGTCATTTTTAATATTATCTTCTAACATTTCATAAGCTGCTTTATTAGGTGTTGAATATCCTATATAATCAACATTTTGTTTTGCGTTTTCTGGATCACAAAGAAAATTAATTAATTTTTCAGCATTTTCTTTGTTTGGAGCATCTTTTGGAATAACCATTCCATCAAACCATTTATTAGATCCTTCTTCAGGAATAACATATTTTAATTTAGGATTTTCTAATCTTATATAAGCAGCATCTCCAGACCATACAGTTGCCATAACGGCTTCTCCAATAATCATTTTATCTTTAACTTCATCTACATAATAAAGAGGTGAAAGATTTTGCTTTTGCTTTACTAATTCTTCAGTAGCAGCATTTATTTCATCAGAATTTGTACTATTTATAGAATAACCAAGTTTTTTTAATCCTATAGCTAAAGTATCTCTCATCGAATCAAACATTATTAATTGTTTATTATTATATTTTTCGTTCCATAGGATATCCCAACTTTTAACAGGCTCTTTGACCTTATCAGGATTATAGATTATTCCTATTGTGCCCCACATATAAGGAACAGAATATTTATTATTTTTATCATAAGATAAATTTTTATAAGAATCATCAATATATTTATAATTTGGGATAGTATTAAAATCTAATTCTTCTACCATATTTTCTTGTATCATTTTTTCAATCATGTAATCAGAAGGTATAACTAAATCATAACTACCAGGAGTACTTTTTAATTTTTGATACATTATTTCATTTGTATCATAAGTAGAGTACTGAACATTAATACCAGTCTCATCTTCAAATTTTGATAATAAATCTTCATCAATGTAGTCACCACAGTTATAAAAATAAACTATACCATTTTTACCAGCATTATTGTTAGAACATCCAGAAAAAAGGCTTAAAGTTAATAAGCTAGCTAATGCTAGAGTACTGAATAATTTAAATTTTCTCAAATTGTTCACCCCTCATAAAATTTTGTTTTTTGTTTACTATTATTAATAAAGTTAAAACAGTTAAGAACATTAATGTTGAAAGAGCATTAATTTCTGGTTTTATACCTCTTCTAGCCATAGAATAAATTTCTATAGATAAATTAGTAACTCCAGGTCCTGTTGTAAAGAAACTTATAACAAAATCGTCTATTGACATTGTAAATGCCATAAGGAATCCTGATATTATGCCTGGTTTTATTTGAGGTAATATAACTTTTCTAATAGCATATAGTGGAGTAGCACCTAAATCTTCAGCAGCTTCAACAGTATTTTCAGGTATTTGTTTTAATTTTGGAAGAACTGAAAGAATTACATAAGGAATATCAAATGTAATATGTGATAATAACATAGTTATAAATCCAAATTTTAAATTTATGAATATAAACATACACATAAGTGCAATACCTGTGACTATATCTGGATTTAAAACAGGTAAATAGTTAACATTTAAAACAAAGGACTTTTTTCTTCCTCTCATTTTACTTATACCAATTGCACTTATTGTACCTATTATGGTAGCTATAATTGAAGCAATGATAGCTATTAATAAAGTGTAATAAAGTGCAGACATAAGTCTATCGTTATTAAATAATTGTTTATACCATTTAAATGTAAGTCCAGTCCATCTGCCCATAGTTTTTGATTTATTAAATGAAAATACCATCAAAGTAATGATAGGTGTATATAAGAATAAAAATATAATAGCTAAATAGAATTTCTTAATAAAACTTTCTAATCTATTTACCATAATTGCCCACCACCTTCTTTGCTGTCATCATTTTCAAATTTAGAAGCCATTCCCATAAATATTAGAATAATTATCATCATTAATATTGAAATTGCAGATCCAAAATTCCAATTACCCATTGTTGTAAATTGTTGCTCAATTACATTACCGATTAACATGTATTGCCCACCACCTAATAATCTTGAGATTACAAAGGTAGAAACAGCAGGCATAAACACCATAGTAATACCAGAAATTATTCCAGGCATACTAAGTGGCAAGATAACTTTAATAAAAA
This region includes:
- a CDS encoding ABC transporter substrate-binding protein → MRKFKLFSTLALASLLTLSLFSGCSNNNAGKNGIVYFYNCGDYIDEDLLSKFEDETGINVQYSTYDTNEIMYQKLKSTPGSYDLVIPSDYMIEKMIQENMVEELDFNTIPNYKYIDDSYKNLSYDKNNKYSVPYMWGTIGIIYNPDKVKEPVKSWDILWNEKYNNKQLIMFDSMRDTLAIGLKKLGYSINSTNSDEINAATEELVKQKQNLSPLYYVDEVKDKMIIGEAVMATVWSGDAAYIRLENPKLKYVIPEEGSNKWFDGMVIPKDAPNKENAEKLINFLCDPENAKQNVDYIGYSTPNKAAYEMLEDNIKNDKGIYPPKDVLDKCEIFVDLGDSLKLYDDAWMKIKTAN
- a CDS encoding acylphosphatase, with the translated sequence MIRYSIKVSGIVQEVGFRYFSQLNATSLSLTGYAKNLYSGEVIIEVQGIQENIDKFIDTILTGNKFSKVYDIELKKIEPIYDEKKFKIKY
- a CDS encoding HAD family hydrolase, encoding MIKLIATDMDGTLLDEKGHLPESFIEVLDLITEKDVNLVIASGRPYATLQTNFGPVANRLSYITDNGALVYHNNELIFKDVIDKNLVQDIIKEAKKIKNTAIVLCGIECAYIENCSEEYLKEIQKYYVKYEIVNDISKIKDDIIKVTLCDLNHAAKNSNPIINPLFGNDLNVVVAGELWLDIMNKTVNKGIALRKIMEENNIKKEETMAFGDYYNDIEMLNEAEYSFVMKNAPEDMKQHGKYIAESNEDYGVLGAIMEHVVL
- a CDS encoding phosphatase codes for the protein MKYALDVHTHTLVSGHAYSTLMENAKAASEKGIKVLGTTEHGITMPNAPHIWYFHNYKVLPREMYGVTMLYGVEANIRDYEGNLDMDDSSLNKVDIVIGSIHPQPGVYTVGTKEENTNAFINAIKSGKIDIIGHIGNPQVPINFEKVVKCAFENDVLVEINNSSFTTSRIGSKENCKEVALLCKEYGAKLVINSDAHFCTKIGEFTKAIELLKEIDFPDELIINSKPDDLLLRLKKKGKLNDLEI
- a CDS encoding alanine/glycine:cation symporter family protein, with product MLLSNLLLSTAGVQSFLKTIDSIIWGPPLLILLVGTGLYLTFRLKVLQIFRLPMALKFVFGKDDELKNEDAKGDVSSFAALCTALSATIGTGNIVGVATAIKAGGPGALLWMWLAAFFGMATKYAEGVLAIKYREIDENGEMCGGPMYYIQNGLGLKWLAKLFALFGVGVAFFGIGTFGQVNSIAAAASNFNIPLYATAIVTTTLVALVTLGGIKRISKVSETFVPFMAVAYIIGAALVLIFNHTAVPGAIRLVFESAFNTEAIGGGVLGITVTMAIRNGIARGVFSNESGLGSAPIAAAAAKTNLPVKQGLISMTGTFFDTIIVCTMTGLAIVITSGSTGVFEVGATIEGAGLTSAAFEIGLPIAFLGKYIVNIGLIFFAFTTILGWNYYGEKCIQYLFGTKLIMPYRIIYIMLVAIGPFLPLELIFIIADIVNGCMAFPNLIGLIGLRKVIIQETEEFFEEMKEKDSMEEAVV
- a CDS encoding glycogen/starch/alpha-glucan phosphorylase, which translates into the protein MNKETIKQGINRYLKVKYGIKLEEAKEYQIFNALSLTILEEIVDDWDDTTKAYNEKRSANYFSAEYLMGRALGNNLINLGLYDEVKDVLGELNIDINKIEEIEEDAGLGNGGLGRLAACFMESAATIDMPLNGYGIRYNNGLFKQNIEEGFQTESEDSWLNYGDPWSIRKDNEVQIVEFDDMKVKAIPYDTPIIGYNTKNINTLRLWKCEPVKEFDFYLFNEQKYDESVELKNRAEDISRVLYPNDSNEEGKILRLRQQYFLVSASLKDIMRKHIEKFGTDFEKISDYNFVQLNDTHPTLAIPEFIRILVDEEKVSFKKALGYAKKFFGYTNHTILAEALEKWDVELIEKLFPRILEITEEIDKELINELKAKKYTKKEIKKLRIIADNQMRMANLAIFVSKAVNGVAQLHTDILKEKELNDWYKLYPEKFQNKTNGITPRRWLRLCNQELSAFITKLLGTEDWVKNLELLKGLKKFENDDKVLEELMNIKLEKKKQLARYIKEEEGVELDPNSIFDIQIKRLHEYKRQLLNAMYILDLYYRIKENPSLDIPKVSFVFGAKAFPGYVRAKAIVKFINEIAKLVNNDKDVNGKIKVVFVHNYRVSYAQRLFPAADLSKQISTAGKEASGTGNMKFMLNATPTFGTYDGANIEIVQESGEENNYIFGLRVEDIDSIKEDYDPMTYYKKNKSIKRVLDTLIDGTFDDGNTDDFEDLYNSLLEEGDQYYLLADFESFKKTEDKVFEDYKDTKKWAKKCFANLYNAGIFSSDRTIKQYCDEIWDIEATPIK
- a CDS encoding 50S ribosomal protein L11 methyltransferase, whose protein sequence is MFIITYKIPYENIDISIEKLQFNDIFNVFYESPLEITTDEFGYGYIEKDDVIIDFKVAFDGKESDLEEFTNKVNSIFQLTPDNTMEENYNYEETHFPAIHIDDKWVIASPEEDFPGKQKINFISQGAFGTGMHETTQNILKYILSKDFTNLDVLDIGTGSGILSLATSIKNARRICALDIRDVHEEIAFNSSLNEITNIETFVGNALNNEVVIDGTFDWIYINIGGEETEMFIDYINDHIKENGKLLVSGLVEWSFDSVKEKIESKGYIMEEKIQTNEWCTAIFNRK
- a CDS encoding D-2-hydroxyacid dehydrogenase, with amino-acid sequence MKEIVVLDGKTLGNIDFSKLNEFGNVTYYDLTSSNEVEDRIKNANIVLTNKVVLNENNLKNAKNLELICEMATGFNNIDIEYAKKNNIAVTNVAGYSTNTVAQHTFAMALNLCDKISYFDNYVKSKEYSTSNIFTNVDEVYRDIDGKVWGIIGLGAIGKRVAKIAEAFGCKVIYYSTSGKNSNSDYKRVEFEELLEKSDIISIHAPLNESTNGLMNYDVFKKMKKESILINMGRGPIVVDSDLARAIDENLIGGAGLDVFEVEPIPENNPLVNVKNKEKLVLSPHIAWASEEARNRLFNDLLENIRAFNKGEKRNRVEC
- a CDS encoding ABC transporter permease; the protein is MVNRLESFIKKFYLAIIFLFLYTPIITLMVFSFNKSKTMGRWTGLTFKWYKQLFNNDRLMSALYYTLLIAIIASIIATIIGTISAIGISKMRGRKKSFVLNVNYLPVLNPDIVTGIALMCMFIFINLKFGFITMLLSHITFDIPYVILSVLPKLKQIPENTVEAAEDLGATPLYAIRKVILPQIKPGIISGFLMAFTMSIDDFVISFFTTGPGVTNLSIEIYSMARRGIKPEINALSTLMFLTVLTLLIIVNKKQNFMRGEQFEKI
- a CDS encoding GNAT family N-acetyltransferase, whose product is MEILKINESDIKECAKIFIEAFNEEPWNDKWTIENAYRRLQDIYKSPNFVGIKYVENNKIYGALFGNCEEWFKGRHFNIKEVFVSKKIQGKSIGSKLIEGIQNEVKNLGVDFMFLSTQSNNLKKFYLKHNFEETNSLCIMSKKI
- the ndk gene encoding nucleoside-diphosphate kinase, with the protein product MIEKTMVLIKPDGVKRNIIGNIISCYEANGLKVLEIKMMKATRKIAEQHYSQHKGKDFYEELIEFITSSPLCAIILTGEDAISKVRKINGATSPDDAEEGTIRHRYARSKTENCVHASDNVESAEAELKLWFPEVNL